The DNA region GCGCGGGCGACGAGTTCCACGACGAGTGATACCGGCAACGGCTTCGAGCAGGACGGCCCTTTTGTGGACGGCGACCCTACGACGCACGATGACCACCGACCAGTCGATCTCGACCGACGACGAGCGCGGCCTCGAATCGAACGACTCCGGAGCGAGTGACGGCGACGGTCCGGACACAATCACTCTCTACGCGGACTACGTCTGCCCGTTCTGTTACCTCGGGCGCCAGTCCCTCGAGCGCTACCGGGAGTCCCGGGAGGAACCGCTCGCCATCGACTGGCACCCGTTCGACCTCCGACGCGGGAAGCGAAACCCCGACGGCTCGATCGATCACGACGTCGACGACGGCAAGGACGACGAGTACTTCGAGCAGGCCAGGGAGAACGTCCGCAGACTCCAGGAGCGCTACGACGTCGAGATGGTCCAGGACCTCGCCGTCGAGGTCGACTCCTACGACGCTCAGCTCGCCTCGCTGGCCGTCGCGTCCGCCGCGCCCGAGCGCTGGGAGGCGTTCGACGTCGCGATCTACGACGCCCTCTGGCAGGACGGCCGCGACATCGGCGACCGCGACGTCCTGCTCGAAATCGCCGACGAGGCCGGCGTCCTCGACGTCGTTCGGAAGACGCTCGATGGCGAAGAGGATGAAGACGAGAGCCTCCGATCGCGCCTCGAGGAACTGTTTTCGGAGGCAGGCCGAGCCGGCGTGCGCGGTGTCCCGACGTTCGTCTACGACGGCTACGCCGCCCAGGGTGCGGTTCCGCCCGAACACCTCGAGCGGCTGGTCGAAAGCGAGGACGGAGCGGAAGTCAGCAGACGGTAGTCCGCGCTCACTCGAGTTTCTCGAGCGCGTCGAAGAAGTTCACCGACGGCCCCGCCAGCGTGATCGGATCGTCGGCGGCCCGGATCGTCACCGTCTCAGGCAGGTCCAGTGGCTGTCGATTACGCCCGTCGCTGATCGCCCAGGCCGCATCGGCGCCGGAAGCAGTGAGGGTGATTTCGCTCTCAGTGCCGACGACCAGCGGGGGCATCGCCTCGGTCGCACACATCTGCGTGACGACGAACGCGTCGACGGTCGGTCGGACCAGCGGGCCGCCCTCACTCAGGTTGTAGGCCGTCGAACCGGTCGCCGTCGAGACGAGGACGCCGTCGGCCCGGCTCGAGGTGTAGGTTTCGCCGTCGATCGCGACCTCGACGTCGACCCCGCCTGCCGGACCCCGCTTCGGGCCGTGGACGACGACCTCGTTGAGCGCCGGTGCGAGCGTCCAGCCGTCTCCGGTGGCCGTCAGGCGAGCGACGGAGCGGCCGGTGATCGATCCGGTTTCGTGGACTTCCTCGAGCAAGGTCTCGACCGTCTCGACGGCATCGGCAGGAGAGATGGCGTTCAGAAAGCCGACCTCGCCGAGGTTGACGCCGACCAGGGGGGCGCCACCGGTCTCGCGGGCCGTGAAGAGGAACGTCCCGTCGCCGCCGATGCTGACGACGAACGCGCAGTCGTTCATCGCCTCGAGTGGGACGGAATCCGCGTCGATCGCCCGTCCGGTTGCCTCGTCGACGAGGGCGTGGCCGCCGTGGTCGTGGACGGTCCGGATGAGCGAGGCCGCGAGTCGCTGTGCCCGGT from Natronosalvus rutilus includes:
- a CDS encoding DsbA family oxidoreductase gives rise to the protein MTTDQSISTDDERGLESNDSGASDGDGPDTITLYADYVCPFCYLGRQSLERYRESREEPLAIDWHPFDLRRGKRNPDGSIDHDVDDGKDDEYFEQARENVRRLQERYDVEMVQDLAVEVDSYDAQLASLAVASAAPERWEAFDVAIYDALWQDGRDIGDRDVLLEIADEAGVLDVVRKTLDGEEDEDESLRSRLEELFSEAGRAGVRGVPTFVYDGYAAQGAVPPEHLERLVESEDGAEVSRR
- a CDS encoding NAD(+)/NADH kinase, whose translation is MGVDVGIVAQRGNDRAQRLAASLIRTVHDHGGHALVDEATGRAIDADSVPLEAMNDCAFVVSIGGDGTFLFTARETGGAPLVGVNLGEVGFLNAISPADAVETVETLLEEVHETGSITGRSVARLTATGDGWTLAPALNEVVVHGPKRGPAGGVDVEVAIDGETYTSSRADGVLVSTATGSTAYNLSEGGPLVRPTVDAFVVTQMCATEAMPPLVVGTESEITLTASGADAAWAISDGRNRQPLDLPETVTIRAADDPITLAGPSVNFFDALEKLE